The Triticum dicoccoides isolate Atlit2015 ecotype Zavitan chromosome 6A, WEW_v2.0, whole genome shotgun sequence genome has a window encoding:
- the LOC119318937 gene encoding flotillin-like protein 1 yields the protein MGFVYRIASPSEYLAITGYGVDDVKLAKKAWIAPGQRCARFDISPVNYTFEVQAMSAEKLPFVLPAVFTIGPRADDVESLLRYAKLISPHDKLSRHVNELVKGVIEGETRVLAASMTMEQIFHGTKSFKQAVFESVQLELNQFGLVIYNANVKQLVDVPGHEYFSYLGQKTQQEAVNQAKVDVAEARMKGEVGAKEREGMTRQNAAKVDAETKVYTVKRQGEGSKEEARVTAEVRVFRNERDAEVAQADAELAMKKAGWEQQARVAEVEAAKAVAIRDAQLQVEVERTNAARQTEKLKAEHLSKAVVDYEMKVQQANWELYNRQKAAEALLFEQERQAEARRATADAEFFARQREAEAELYAKRKEAEGLAAMGEAQSVYLSSMLGALGGSYGALRDYLMISSGVYQEMARINADAIKGLEPKISVWSNGSASEGGDGAMKEMAGVYRMLPPLLTTVHEQTGMLPPAWMGTLKGGTSTST from the coding sequence ATGGGGTTCGTGTACCGAATCGCGAGCCCGTCGGAGTACCTGGCCATCACCGGGTACGGCGTGGACGACGTGAAGCTGGCGAAGAAGGCGTGGATCGCGCCGGGGCAGCGGTGCGCGCGCTTCGACATCTCCCCGGTGAACTACACCTTCGAGGTGCAGGCGATGAGCGCCGAGAAGCTCCCCTTCGTGCTCCCCGCCGTCTTCACCATCGGCCCGCGCGCGGACGACGTCGAGTCCCTGCTCCGCTACGCCAAGCTCATCTCCCCGCACGACAAGCTCTCCCGCCACGTCAACGAGCTGGTCAAGGGCGTGATCGAGGGCGAGACGCGCGTGCTGGCGGCGTCCATGACCATGGAGCAGATCTTCCACGGCACCAAGTCGTTCAAGCAGGCCGTGTTCGAGAGCGTGCAGCTGGAGCTCAACCAGTTCGGCCTCGTCATCTACAACGCCAACGTGAAGCAGCTGGTGGACGTGCCGGGGCACGAGTACTTCTCCTACCTCGGCCAGAAGACGCAGCAGGAGGCCGTCAACCAGGCCAAGGTGGACGTGGCCGAGGCGCGCATGAAGGGCGAGGtcggcgccaaggagcgggagggGATGACGCGCCAGAACGCCGCCAAGGTGGACGCCGAGACCAAGGTGTACACGGTGAAGCGCCAGGGGGAGGGCTCCAAGGAGGAGGCCAGGGTGACGGCGGAGGTGAGGGTGTTCAGGAACGAGAGGGACGCCGAGGTGGCgcaggccgacgcggagctggccATGAAGAAGGCCGGGTGGGAGCAGCAGGCGAgggtggcggaggtggaggcggccaaGGCCGTGGCCATACGGGACGCGCAGCTGCAGGTGGAGGTGGAGCGCACCAACGCCGCCAGGCAGACGGAGAAGCTCAAGGCCGAGCACCTCAGCAAGGCCGTCGTGGACTACGAGATGAAGGTGCAGCAGGCCAACTGGGAGCTCTACAACCGGCAGAAGGCGGCCGAGGCGCTGCTGTTCGAGCAGGAGAGGCAGGCGGAGGCGCGCCGCGCGACTGCGGACGCGGAGTTCTTCGCGCGGCAGCGGGAGGCCGAGGCCGAGCTCTACGCCAAGCGCAAGGAGGCCGAGGGGCTGGCGGCCATGGGAGAGGCCCAGAGCGTGTACCTGTCCTCCATGCTCGGCGCGCTCGGCGGCAGCTACGGCGCGCTCCGTGACTACCTCATGATCAGCTCAGGCGTGTATCAGGAGATGGCGCGCATCAACGCCGACGCCATCAAGGGGCTCGAGCCCAAGATCAGCGTGTGGAGCAACGGCTCTGCTTCCGAGGGTGGTGACGGCGCCATGAAGGAGATGGCCGGGGTGTACAGGATGTTGCCGCCGTTGCTAACGACGGTGCACGAGCAGACTGGGATGCTACCGCCGGCGTGGATGGGCACTCTCAAGGGGGGCACCTCCACGTCCACCTGA